ATCTGATCTAACACTAACAGCGCCTGATCTAACACTGCGTCTAATTTAACACTGAGTCTAATCTAACGCCACTCCCCATGGCGGAGGTTAATGGCATCTGATCTGTGTCCTGCAGGCGGAGACGGCGGCCAATCGCATCTGTAAAGTTCTCGCTGTCAATCAGGAGAACGAGCAGCTGATGGAGGACTACGAGAAACTCGCCAGCGATGTGAGTGCCactccatccctccacctcatccctccatccctccatccctccacctcatccctccatccctccacctcatccctccatccctccacctcatccctccacctcatccctccatccctccacctcatccctccacctcatccctccacctcatcactccacctcatccctccatccctccacctcatcactccacctcatccctccatccctccacctcatccctccacctcatccctccatccctccacctcatccctccacctcatccctccatccctccacctcatccctccacctcatccctccacctcatccctccatccctccacctcatccctccacctcatccctccatccctccacctcatccctccacctcatccctccacctcatccctccatccctccacctcatccctccatccctccacctcatccctccacctcatccctccatccctccacctcatccctccacctcatccctccacctcatccctccatccctccatccctccacctcatccctccacctcatccctccacctcatccctccacctcatccctccacctcatccctccatccctccacctcatccctccacctcatccctccacctcatccctccatccctccacctcatccctccatccctccacctcatccctccatccctccacctcatccctccacctcatccctccacctcatccctccatccctccatccctccacctcatccctccacctcatccctccacctcatccctccatccctccacctcatccctccacctcatccctccacctcatccctccatccctccacctcatccctccatccctccacctcatccctccatccctccacctcatccctccacctcatccctccatctcatccctccatccctccacctcatccctccacctcatcactccatccctccacctcatcactccatccctccacctcatCACTCcacctccatccctccacctcatcactccatccctccacctcatcactccatccctccacctcatccctccacctcatccctccatccctccacctcatcactccacctcatccctccatccctccacctcatcactccacctcatccctccatccctccacctcatcactccacctcatccctccatccctccacctcatccctccacctcatccctccatccctccacctcaGCACTCCATCCCTCTATCAGTCTATCCCTTCAGGCCTCTTTCGCTCCTTTCACACCCTCCTCCACTCTCCATTCTCACTACAGTGATGTGACTTCAATAATTCTaaacccaaaaacacttaaaaacataaacacacaactcCATCACTGCATTAACGAACAAACATGTCAACACACAAGAAAGTAATtctaattttatttgatttttatctCCCTCCtgccaccctctctctctccctccctcttcctctccctccctctctccccctctccctctctcccctctttctttctctctctctctctcctcactgtttctctctctttttctctctggctccatctctgtgtgtgtgtgtgtgtgtgtgtgtgtgtgtgtgtgtgcgcacatgtgtAGTTGTTGGAGTGGATCAGGAGGACGATCCCGTGGTTGGAGAACCGGGTTCCTGAGAGCACCATGGCCGCCATGCAGCAGAAGCTGGAGGACTTCAGAGATTATCGTCGCGTTCATAAGCCTCCTAAAGTCCAGGAGAAATGTCAGCTGGAGATCAACTTCAACACGCTGCAGACCAAACTGAGGCTCAGCAACCGACCGGCCTTCATGCCCTCTGAGGGGAAGATGGTGTCGGTCAGTCGCTAATTATTCTGTGACTGAAACTGAACGGGTCGGTAATGACCCACTTCTCTCGGGTTCTCTTTCCATTCTTCTATTACTTCTCCTTAGTTCTTGATACTTTCTCTCGTGACTTTCAGATCAGTGTCACGGTGCTGCTCCCTCCTGCGTTCCTTCTGACCTCACAGATACAGTTTTATATTTCACTGCAGGATTATCAGTCTTCTACAGTCTCCCTGATGCTCAGGGATCGGTTCTTGGACCTCTactattcattatatatatatatatactgcctTTAAGTCAACGTATTCACCACCACAGTTTCAGTTACCATGGTTATGCCCCTGCTCTCCAGACTGCAGACGCTCCACTATCTGCATGTGGAAACTAAATAAAAAGctccctcccacctcctaaaactGAATATGGATCAAACtcagatcattattattattattattattattattattattattattattattataactttaCATTGTGTTCTGCTTATATAGAGCCGAGAGCTTcagtatttagtgtgtgtgtgtgtgtgtgtgtgtgtgtgtgtgtgtgtgtgtgtgtgtgtgtgtgtaggatatcTCCAATGCATGGGGGGGTCTAGAGGGGGCGGAGAAAGGTTATGAGGAGTGGCTTCTGAATGAAATCCGCCGACTGGAGAGACTCGACCACCTCGCCGAGAAATTCCGACAGAAAGCAGCTATACATGAGGCCTGGACAGAAGgtcttaacccccccccccccccacacacacacacacacacacacacatcgcgcacacaccacacacacacaccgttgtGTGTTCACTCAATGCGAACTTCATGCTTTATAAACTTTTCACCCTAGATTAGACATTTACATACCTTGccctttgtttgtgtgtgtgtgtgtgtgtgtgtgtgtgtgtgtgtgtgtgtgtgtgtgtgtgtgtgtgtgtgtgtgtgtgtgtaggtaaggAGGCCATGTTGAATCAGAAGGACTATGAGACTGCATCTCTGTCTGAGATTAAAGCTCTGCTGAAGAAACATGAGGCGTTTGAGAGTGACCTCGCCGCTCACCAGGACCGCGTGGAGCAGATCGCCGCCATCGCCCAGGAGCTCAAGTGtgtttacacacactaacacttgACACACGCGCGAACACTTGACACACGCGCGAACACTTGacacattaaacacactgaTACATTTTCTCACCTTAACACTTTACACTTTAAATCTCAcctaaaaagtgttttttttataaatgagcTGCACTTAATTTACACATTTTGAACATTTCAGCTGGTCTAACAgctggtctgtctgtctgtctgtctctctgtctgtctctctgtctgtctgtctgtctctctgtctgtctgtctgtctctctgtctgtctctctctctctctctctctctgtctgtctgtctgtctctctctctctctctgtctgtctgtctgtctctctgtctgtctctctgtctgtctctctgtctgtctctctgtctgtctgtctgtctgtctctctgtctgtctgtctctctgtctgtctgtctgtctgtctctctgtctgtctgtctgtctctctgtctgtctctctgtctgtctctctgtctgtctgtctgtctctctgtctgtctgtctctctgtctgtctgtctctctgtctgtctgtctgtctgtctctctgtctgtctctctgtctgtctctctctctctctctgtctgtctgtctgtctctctgtctgtctgtctctctgtctgtctctctctctgtctgtctctctctctgtctgtctcatcctctgtctgtctctctgtctgtctctctgtctgtctctctctctgtctgtctcttcctctgtctgtctctctgtctgtctctctctctgtctgtctcttcctctgtctgtctctctgtctgtctctctctctgtctgtctcttcctctgtctgtctctctgtctgtctctctctctgtctgtctcttcctctgtctgtctctctgtctgtctctctgtctgtctctctctctgtctgtctcttcctctgtctgtctctctctctctgcctgtctgcagtGAGTTGGATTATTATGACTCTCCCAATGTGAATGCTCGCTGTCAGAAGATCTGTGATCAGTGGGACTCTCTCGGAGTTCTGACTCAGAAACGCAGTGAGGCCTTACAGGtaacacatacactcacacacactcacacacaaacacatgtgcgcgcacacacatgtgcacacacacaccaacagacacacacgcacaacttTGAATGTATCCTTGAATGTCGTTCTCAGAAAACGGAGAAGCTGTTGGAGACGATTGATCACCTgtacctggagtttgccaagaGGGCGGCGCCATTTAATAACTGGATGGAGGGAGCGATGGAGGACCTGCAGGACACCTTCATCGTCCACACCATCGAGGAGATCCAGGTACAAGGCTTTCATTCACTTGTCCATTACGCCAtctttctgtccatccatcAGACCATCTCGTAAATATGTTTGTGTacatctcgtgtgtgtgtgtgtgtgtgtgtgtgtgtgtgtgtgttacagggcCTGAGCACGGCTCATGAGCAGTTTAAAGCCACGCTTCCAGAGGCGGATAAGGAGAGACAGGCCATCCTGGGAATCCACAACGAGATCGCCAAAATTGTCCAAACCTACCACGTCAACATAGCGGGAACGAATCCGTACACCACCATCAACCCCCAGGAGATCAACAACAAGTGGGAGAGGGTACACTAAACACTGcccataaacactacacactaaacactgcccataaacactacacactaaacactgcccataaacactacacactaaacactgcccataaacactacacactaaacactgcccataaacactacacactaaacactgcccataaacactacacactaaacactgcccataaacactacacactaaacactgcccataaacactacacactaaacactgcccataaacactacacactaaacactgcccataaacactacacactaaacactgcccataaacactacacactaaacactgcTCATAAACACTAAATGTTCCTTACTAAACACTAGTTGAACACTGTGGATTGATGGTGCTCTAGGTGAGACAGTTGGTTCCTCAGAGAGACCAGGCGCTGATCGAGGAACACGCTCGTCAGCAGAACAACGAGCGTCTGCGCAGACAGTTCGCTAATCAGGCTAACGTCATCGGACCTTGGATCCAGAACAAGAtggaggtctctctctctctaactctgtctctctctctctctaatgctCTCAGGCTCTCTGTAACTCTCTTATGCCACTGTACAACAGTGTGCCAAAATAATGGCACCTTTTGAAAATGGTGTTATGAAAATGGTGTTTAGAAGAAATTCCTACTCCCTGCGTCTTTGTTAccgtgcgtgtgcgtgcatgcctgtgtgtgtctgtgtgtgtctgtgtctgtgcatgtgcgtgcgtgcgtgtaggAGATTGGCCGTATCTCCATCGAGATGCACGGTACGCTGGAGGATCAGCTGAATCACCTGCGCCAGTACGAGAAGAGCATCGTCAACTACAAGCCAAAGATTGATCAGCTGGAGGGAGATCACCAACAGATCCAGGAGGCGCTCATCTTCGACAACAAACACACTAATTACACAAtggaggtacacacacacacacacacacacacacacacatactttgaCATATTTGGGAATAGGTGAATTTGTGTACTTTTCTGTTTAAACTAGTCCaaatacaagtgtgtgtgttacagcacaTCCGTGTGGGATGGGAGCAGCTCCTCACCACCATCGCTCGCACCATCAACGAAATCGAGAACCAGATTCTTACTCGTGATGCTAAAGGCATCAGTCAGGAGCAGCTCAGCGAATTCAGAGCCTCGTTTAACCACTTTGACCGGgtcagttacacacacacacacacacacacacacacacacacatacaaacacacacacagaactagATTTACTTTAATCTCTTCAGTCAGTTTTCAAATCACGGAGTTATCATGAAATGTGGATATATTATTTTGGATACTTTTTGAATTCATGTTGCAGTTGTGTTGTTAAACACAGTTCTACACGGGTTACACACCACCGCCACTCCCCCACCGCCACTCCCCCACCgccactcctcctccaccacccctcccccaccactcctcctccaccactcccCCACCACTCCTCCCCCACCACTCCCCCaccactcctcctccaccactcccCCACCACTCCTCCCCCaccactcctcctccaccactcccCCACCACTCCTCCCCCACCACTCCTCCACCACTCCCCCaccactcctcctccaccactcctcctccaccactcctcccccaccactcctcctccaccactcccCCACCACTCCTCCCCC
This genomic interval from Ictalurus punctatus breed USDA103 unplaced genomic scaffold, Coco_2.0 tig00006670, whole genome shotgun sequence contains the following:
- the actn1 gene encoding alpha-actinin-1 isoform X6, with the translated sequence MLLLEVISGERLAKPERGKMRVHKISNVNKALNFITSKGVKLVSIGAEEIVDGNAKMTLGMIWTIILRFAIQDISVEETSAKEGLLLWCQRKTAPYKNVNIQNFHISWKDGLGFCALIHRHRPELIDYGKLRKDDPMTNLNTAFDVAEKYLDIPKMLDAEDIVGTARPDEKAIMTYVSSFYHAFSGAQKAETAANRICKVLAVNQENEQLMEDYEKLASDLLEWIRRTIPWLENRVPESTMAAMQQKLEDFRDYRRVHKPPKVQEKCQLEINFNTLQTKLRLSNRPAFMPSEGKMVSDISNAWGGLEGAEKGYEEWLLNEIRRLERLDHLAEKFRQKAAIHEAWTEGKEAMLNQKDYETASLSEIKALLKKHEAFESDLAAHQDRVEQIAAIAQELNELDYYDSPNVNARCQKICDQWDSLGVLTQKRSEALQKTEKLLETIDHLYLEFAKRAAPFNNWMEGAMEDLQDTFIVHTIEEIQGLSTAHEQFKATLPEADKERQAILGIHNEIAKIVQTYHVNIAGTNPYTTINPQEINNKWERVRQLVPQRDQALIEEHARQQNNERLRRQFANQANVIGPWIQNKMEEIGRISIEMHGTLEDQLNHLRQYEKSIVNYKPKIDQLEGDHQQIQEALIFDNKHTNYTMEHIRVGWEQLLTTIARTINEIENQILTRDAKGISQEQLSEFRASFNHFDRDHSGTLGAEEFRACLISLGFDIGNDTQKRTGLMDGEDFRTCLISMGYNMGEAEFARIMSIVDPNRLGVVTFQAFIDFMSRETADTDTADQVMASFKVLAGDKNYILVEELRRELPPDQAEYCISRMAPYRGSDAVPGALDYMSFSTALYGESDL
- the actn1 gene encoding alpha-actinin-1 isoform X5, with product MDHHPHPHPHQQYDGETNDYMQQQEDWDRDMLLDPAWEKQQRKTFTAWCNSHLRKAGTQIENIEEDFRDGLKLMLLLEVISGERLAKPERGKMRVHKISNVNKALNFITSKGVKLVSIGAEEIVDGNAKMTLGMIWTIILRFAIQDISVEETSAKEGLLLWCQRKTAPYKNVNIQNFHISWKDGLGFCALIHRHRPELIDYGKLRKDDPMTNLNTAFDVAEKYLDIPKMLDAEDVVSTLRPDEKAVMTYVSCYYHAFSGKQKAETAANRICKVLAVNQENEQLMEDYEKLASDLLEWIRRTIPWLENRVPESTMAAMQQKLEDFRDYRRVHKPPKVQEKCQLEINFNTLQTKLRLSNRPAFMPSEGKMVSDISNAWGGLEGAEKGYEEWLLNEIRRLERLDHLAEKFRQKAAIHEAWTEGKEAMLNQKDYETASLSEIKALLKKHEAFESDLAAHQDRVEQIAAIAQELNELDYYDSPNVNARCQKICDQWDSLGVLTQKRSEALQKTEKLLETIDHLYLEFAKRAAPFNNWMEGAMEDLQDTFIVHTIEEIQGLSTAHEQFKATLPEADKERQAILGIHNEIAKIVQTYHVNIAGTNPYTTINPQEINNKWERVRQLVPQRDQALIEEHARQQNNERLRRQFANQANVIGPWIQNKMEEIGRISIEMHGTLEDQLNHLRQYEKSIVNYKPKIDQLEGDHQQIQEALIFDNKHTNYTMEHIRVGWEQLLTTIARTINEIENQILTRDAKGISQEQLSEFRASFNHFDRKRTGLMDGEDFRTCLISMGYNMGEAEFARIMSIVDPNRLGVVTFQAFIDFMSRETADTDTADQVMASFKVLAGDKNYILVEELRRELPPDQAEYCISRMAPYRGSDAVPGALDYMSFSTALYGESDL
- the actn1 gene encoding alpha-actinin-1 isoform X2; its protein translation is MDHHPHPHPHQQYDGETNDYMQQQEDWDRDMLLDPAWEKQQRKTFTAWCNSHLRKAGTQIENIEEDFRDGLKLMLLLEVISGERLAKPERGKMRVHKISNVNKALNFITSKGVKLVSIGAEEIVDGNAKMTLGMIWTIILRFAIQDISVEETSAKEGLLLWCQRKTAPYKNVNIQNFHISWKDGLGFCALIHRHRPELIDYGKLRKDDPMTNLNTAFDVAEKYLDIPKMLDAEDVVSTLRPDEKAVMTYVSCYYHAFSGKQKAETAANRICKVLAVNQENEQLMEDYEKLASDLLEWIRRTIPWLENRVPESTMAAMQQKLEDFRDYRRVHKPPKVQEKCQLEINFNTLQTKLRLSNRPAFMPSEGKMVSDISNAWGGLEGAEKGYEEWLLNEIRRLERLDHLAEKFRQKAAIHEAWTEGKEAMLNQKDYETASLSEIKALLKKHEAFESDLAAHQDRVEQIAAIAQELNELDYYDSPNVNARCQKICDQWDSLGVLTQKRSEALQKTEKLLETIDHLYLEFAKRAAPFNNWMEGAMEDLQDTFIVHTIEEIQGLSTAHEQFKATLPEADKERQAILGIHNEIAKIVQTYHVNIAGTNPYTTINPQEINNKWERVRQLVPQRDQALIEEHARQQNNERLRRQFANQANVIGPWIQNKMEEIGRISIEMHGTLEDQLNHLRQYEKSIVNYKPKIDQLEGDHQQIQEALIFDNKHTNYTMEHIRVGWEQLLTTIARTINEIENQILTRDAKGISQEQLSEFRASFNHFDRDHSGTLGAEEFRACLISLGFDIGNDTQKRTGLMDGEDFRTCLISMGYNMGEAEFARIMSIVDPNRLGVVTFQAFIDFMSRETADTDTADQVMASFKVLAGDKNYILVEELRRELPPDQAEYCISRMAPYRGSDAVPGALDYMSFSTALYGESDL
- the actn1 gene encoding alpha-actinin-1 isoform X1, which codes for MDHHPHPHPHQQYDGETNDYMQQQEDWDRDMLLDPAWEKQQRKTFTAWCNSHLRKAGTQIENIEEDFRDGLKLMLLLEVISGERLAKPERGKMRVHKISNVNKALNFITSKGVKLVSIGAEEIVDGNAKMTLGMIWTIILRFAIQDISVEETSAKEGLLLWCQRKTAPYKNVNIQNFHISWKDGLGFCALIHRHRPELIDYGKLRKDDPMTNLNTAFDVAEKYLDIPKMLDAEDIVGTARPDEKAIMTYVSSFYHAFSGAQKAETAANRICKVLAVNQENEQLMEDYEKLASDLLEWIRRTIPWLENRVPESTMAAMQQKLEDFRDYRRVHKPPKVQEKCQLEINFNTLQTKLRLSNRPAFMPSEGKMVSDISNAWGGLEGAEKGYEEWLLNEIRRLERLDHLAEKFRQKAAIHEAWTEGKEAMLNQKDYETASLSEIKALLKKHEAFESDLAAHQDRVEQIAAIAQELNELDYYDSPNVNARCQKICDQWDSLGVLTQKRSEALQKTEKLLETIDHLYLEFAKRAAPFNNWMEGAMEDLQDTFIVHTIEEIQGLSTAHEQFKATLPEADKERQAILGIHNEIAKIVQTYHVNIAGTNPYTTINPQEINNKWERVRQLVPQRDQALIEEHARQQNNERLRRQFANQANVIGPWIQNKMEEIGRISIEMHGTLEDQLNHLRQYEKSIVNYKPKIDQLEGDHQQIQEALIFDNKHTNYTMEHIRVGWEQLLTTIARTINEIENQILTRDAKGISQEQLSEFRASFNHFDRDHSGTLGAEEFRACLISLGFDIGNDTQKRTGLMDGEDFRTCLISMGYNMGEAEFARIMSIVDPNRLGVVTFQAFIDFMSRETADTDTADQVMASFKVLAGDKNYILVEELRRELPPDQAEYCISRMAPYRGSDAVPGALDYMSFSTALYGESDL
- the actn1 gene encoding alpha-actinin-1 isoform X4, with protein sequence MDHHPHPHPHQQYDGETNDYMQQQEDWDRDMLLDPAWEKQQRKTFTAWCNSHLRKAGTQIENIEEDFRDGLKLMLLLEVISGERLAKPERGKMRVHKISNVNKALNFITSKGVKLVSIGAEEIVDGNAKMTLGMIWTIILRFAIQDISVEETSAKEGLLLWCQRKTAPYKNVNIQNFHISWKDGLGFCALIHRHRPELIDYGKLRKDDPMTNLNTAFDVAEKYLDIPKMLDAEDIVGTARPDEKAIMTYVSSFYHAFSGAQKAETAANRICKVLAVNQENEQLMEDYEKLASDLLEWIRRTIPWLENRVPESTMAAMQQKLEDFRDYRRVHKPPKVQEKCQLEINFNTLQTKLRLSNRPAFMPSEGKMVSDISNAWGGLEGAEKGYEEWLLNEIRRLERLDHLAEKFRQKAAIHEAWTEGKEAMLNQKDYETASLSEIKALLKKHEAFESDLAAHQDRVEQIAAIAQELNELDYYDSPNVNARCQKICDQWDSLGVLTQKRSEALQKTEKLLETIDHLYLEFAKRAAPFNNWMEGAMEDLQDTFIVHTIEEIQGLSTAHEQFKATLPEADKERQAILGIHNEIAKIVQTYHVNIAGTNPYTTINPQEINNKWERVRQLVPQRDQALIEEHARQQNNERLRRQFANQANVIGPWIQNKMEEIGRISIEMHGTLEDQLNHLRQYEKSIVNYKPKIDQLEGDHQQIQEALIFDNKHTNYTMEHIRVGWEQLLTTIARTINEIENQILTRDAKGISQEQLSEFRASFNHFDRKRTGLMDGEDFRTCLISMGYNMGEAEFARIMSIVDPNRLGVVTFQAFIDFMSRETADTDTADQVMASFKVLAGDKNYILVEELRRELPPDQAEYCISRMAPYRGSDAVPGALDYMSFSTALYGESDL
- the actn1 gene encoding alpha-actinin-1 isoform X7, whose amino-acid sequence is MDHHPHPHPHQQYDGETNDYMQQQEDWDRDMLLDPAWEKQQRKTFTAWCNSHLRKAGTQIENIEEDFRDGLKLMLLLEVISGERLAKPERGKMRVHKISNVNKALNFITSKGVKLVSIGAEEIVDGNAKMTLGMIWTIILRFAIQDISVEETSAKEGLLLWCQRKTAPYKNVNIQNFHISWKDGLGFCALIHRHRPELIDYGKLRKDDPMTNLNTAFDVAEKYLDIPKMLDAEDIVGTARPDEKAIMTYVSSFYHAFSGAQKAETAANRICKVLAVNQENEQLMEDYEKLASDLLEWIRRTIPWLENRVPESTMAAMQQKLEDFRDYRRVHKPPKVQEKCQLEINFNTLQTKLRLSNRPAFMPSEGKMVSDISNAWGGLEGAEKGYEEWLLNEIRRLERLDHLAEKFRQKAAIHEAWTEGKEAMLNQKDYETASLSEIKALLKKHEAFESDLAAHQDRVEQIAAIAQELNELDYYDSPNVNARCQKICDQWDSLGVLTQKRSEALQKTEKLLETIDHLYLEFAKRAAPFNNWMEGAMEDLQDTFIVHTIEEIQGLSTAHEQFKATLPEADKERQAILGIHNEIAKIVQTYHVNIAGTNPYTTINPQEINNKWERVRQLVPQRDQALIEEHARQQNNERLRRQFANQANVIGPWIQNKMEEIGRISIEMHGTLEDQLNHLRQYEKSIVNYKPKIDQLEGDHQQIQEALIFDNKHTNYTMEHIRVGWEQLLTTIARTINEIENQILTRDAKGISQEQLSEFRASFNHFDRVKVSTTV
- the actn1 gene encoding alpha-actinin-1 isoform X3, encoding MDHHPHPHPHQQYDGETNDYMQQQEDWDRDMLLDPAWEKQQRKTFTAWCNSHLRKAGTQIENIEEDFRDGLKLMLLLEVISGERLAKPERGKMRVHKISNVNKALNFITSKGVKLVSIGAEEIVDGNAKMTLGMIWTIILRFAIQDISVEETSAKEGLLLWCQRKTAPYKNVNIQNFHISWKDGLGFCALIHRHRPELIDYGKLRKDDPMTNLNTAFDVAEKYLDIPKMLDAEDIVGTARPDEKAIMTYVSSFYHAFSGAQKAETAANRICKVLAVNQENEQLMEDYEKLASDLLEWIRRTIPWLENRVPESTMAAMQQKLEDFRDYRRVHKPPKVQEKCQLEINFNTLQTKLRLSNRPAFMPSEGKMVSDISNAWGGLEGAEKGYEEWLLNEIRRLERLDHLAEKFRQKAAIHEAWTEGKEAMLNQKDYETASLSEIKALLKKHEAFESDLAAHQDRVEQIAAIAQELNELDYYDSPNVNARCQKICDQWDSLGVLTQKRSEALQKTEKLLETIDHLYLEFAKRAAPFNNWMEGAMEDLQDTFIVHTIEEIQGLSTAHEQFKATLPEADKERQAILGIHNEIAKIVQTYHVNIAGTNPYTTINPQEINNKWERVRQLVPQRDQALIEEHARQQNNERLRRQFANQANVIGPWIQNKMEEIGRISIEMHGTLEDQLNHLRQYEKSIVNYKPKIDQLEGDHQQIQEALIFDNKHTNYTMEHIRVGWEQLLTTIARTINEIENQILTRDAKGISQEQLSEFRASFNHFDRDHSGTLGAEEFRACLISLGFDIGNDTQGEAEFARIMSIVDPNRLGVVTFQAFIDFMSRETADTDTADQVMASFKVLAGDKNYILVEELRRELPPDQAEYCISRMAPYRGSDAVPGALDYMSFSTALYGESDL